One part of the Vitis riparia cultivar Riparia Gloire de Montpellier isolate 1030 chromosome 6, EGFV_Vit.rip_1.0, whole genome shotgun sequence genome encodes these proteins:
- the LOC117916544 gene encoding histone deacetylase HDT1-like isoform X2: MEFWGVEVKAGESFKVKSEDDKILHLSQASLGESKKEKGNESVPLFLKIDQQKLVLGTLSPANIPQLSFDLVFDKEFELSHNWKNGSVFFMGYKSVLPDEEEFSEFDDSDSEEDLPVNAIENGKPEPKVEQAKAVPTNANAGKAKAKVEEPPKDAKDEEDDDDDSDEDMVDEDSDEDIMSDAEDGSDEGSESEDEETPKKKVEPGKKRPTESATKTPVPAKKAKLVSPQKTDGKKGGAHTATPHPNKKAGKTPASGDKGKGQSPKSGGQVSCKSCSKTFNSENALQSHSKAKHAVS, encoded by the exons ATGGAGTTCTGGG GAGTTGAAGTTAAGGCTGGAGAGTCCTTTAAAGTAAAATCCGAGGATGACAAGATTTTGCATCTTTCACAG GCATCATTGGGGGAGTCAAAGAAGGAGAAAGGAAATGAATCTGTTcctctttttttgaaaattgatcaaCAAAAGCTTGTTTTGGGAACACTTTCTCCAGCAAATATTCCTCAGCTAtcttttgatttggtttttgaTAAAGAGTTTGAGCTCTCTCACAATTGGAAAAATGGGAGTGTCTTCTTCATGGGTTACAAGTCTGTTCTTCCTGATGA GGAAGAGTTTTCTG aatttgatgaTTCTGATTCAGAGGAAGATCTCCCAGTTAACGCCATAGAAAATG GAAAACCTGAGCCAAAGGTTGAGCAAGCAAAGGCTGTACCAACCAATGCTAATGCTGGCAAAGCAAAGGCGAAGGTTGAAGAGCCACCCAAAGATGCCAaggatgaagaagatgatgatgacgaCAGTGATGAGGATATGGTTGATGAAGATTCTGATG AGGACATCATGAGTGATGCTGAAGATGGTAGTGATGAAGGATCAGAGAGTGAAGATGAAGAGACACCCAAGAAGAAG GTTGAACCAGGAAAAAAGAGGCCAACTGAATCTGCCACAAAAACACCAGTTCCAGCTAAAAAGGCTAAATTAGTTTCACCTCAAAAGACAG ATGGTAAGAAGGGTGGGGCTCATACAGCAACTCCTCATCCTAACAAGAAGGCTGGGAAAACTCCTGCTAGCGGTGACAAAGGCAAGGGGCAGAGCCCAAAATCTGGTGGCCAAGTCTCTTGCAAATCTTGCAGCAA GACATTCAACTCAGAAAATGCGCTGCAATCCCATTCCAAGGCTAAGCATGCTGTCTCTTAG
- the LOC117916544 gene encoding histone deacetylase HDT1-like isoform X1 — protein MEFWGVEVKAGESFKVKSEDDKILHLSQASLGESKKEKGNESVPLFLKIDQQKLVLGTLSPANIPQLSFDLVFDKEFELSHNWKNGSVFFMGYKSVLPDEEEFSEFDDSDSEEDLPVNAIENGKPEPKVEQAKAVPTNANAGKAKAKVEEPPKDAKDEEDDDDDSDEDMVDEDSDEDSDEDIMSDAEDGSDEGSESEDEETPKKKVEPGKKRPTESATKTPVPAKKAKLVSPQKTDGKKGGAHTATPHPNKKAGKTPASGDKGKGQSPKSGGQVSCKSCSKTFNSENALQSHSKAKHAVS, from the exons ATGGAGTTCTGGG GAGTTGAAGTTAAGGCTGGAGAGTCCTTTAAAGTAAAATCCGAGGATGACAAGATTTTGCATCTTTCACAG GCATCATTGGGGGAGTCAAAGAAGGAGAAAGGAAATGAATCTGTTcctctttttttgaaaattgatcaaCAAAAGCTTGTTTTGGGAACACTTTCTCCAGCAAATATTCCTCAGCTAtcttttgatttggtttttgaTAAAGAGTTTGAGCTCTCTCACAATTGGAAAAATGGGAGTGTCTTCTTCATGGGTTACAAGTCTGTTCTTCCTGATGA GGAAGAGTTTTCTG aatttgatgaTTCTGATTCAGAGGAAGATCTCCCAGTTAACGCCATAGAAAATG GAAAACCTGAGCCAAAGGTTGAGCAAGCAAAGGCTGTACCAACCAATGCTAATGCTGGCAAAGCAAAGGCGAAGGTTGAAGAGCCACCCAAAGATGCCAaggatgaagaagatgatgatgacgaCAGTGATGAGGATATGGTTGATGAAGATTCTGATGAAGATTCTGATGAG GACATCATGAGTGATGCTGAAGATGGTAGTGATGAAGGATCAGAGAGTGAAGATGAAGAGACACCCAAGAAGAAG GTTGAACCAGGAAAAAAGAGGCCAACTGAATCTGCCACAAAAACACCAGTTCCAGCTAAAAAGGCTAAATTAGTTTCACCTCAAAAGACAG ATGGTAAGAAGGGTGGGGCTCATACAGCAACTCCTCATCCTAACAAGAAGGCTGGGAAAACTCCTGCTAGCGGTGACAAAGGCAAGGGGCAGAGCCCAAAATCTGGTGGCCAAGTCTCTTGCAAATCTTGCAGCAA GACATTCAACTCAGAAAATGCGCTGCAATCCCATTCCAAGGCTAAGCATGCTGTCTCTTAG
- the LOC117916268 gene encoding glucomannan 4-beta-mannosyltransferase 2, which translates to MAEISAKTLIPETFQGTRLDIAGQIGLVWELVKAPLIVPLLRVAVYICLTMSLMLFVERLYMGIVIILVKIFWKKPDKRYKWEPLREDLESGNSNFPHVVVQIPMYNEKEVYKLSIGAACGLSWPADRLVIQVLDDSTDPAIKNLVETECQRWAAKGINIRYQIRENRVGYKAGALREGLKRSYVKHCEYVAIFDADFQPEPDYLKRAIPFLVYNSDIALVQGRWRFVNADECLMTRMQEMSLDYHFTVEQEVGSATHAFFGFNGTAGVWRIAAINEAGGWKDRTTVEDMDLAVRASLKGWKFVYLGDLQVKSELPSTFKAFRFQQHRWSCGPANLFRKMVMEIVRNKKVRFWKKVYVIYSFFLVRKIVAHMVTFCLYCVVLPLTILIPEVEIPIWGIVYIPSIITTLNAVGTPRSIHLLFYWILFENVMSFHRTKATLIGLLEAGRANEWVVTEKLGDTLKNKANTKAAAKRPRFKIGDRINTMELGFSAFLFFCACYDFLYGKYYFYVYLFLQTITYFIVGIGYVGTIVPS; encoded by the exons ATGGCTGAGATTTCTGCAAAGACGCTCATTCCAGAGACGTTCCAGGGGACGAGGCTGGACATTGCGGGGCAAATTGGATTGGTGTGGGAGCTGGTGAAGGCGCCATTGATAGTCCCTCTGCTGAGAGTGGCGGTGTATATATGCTTGACCATGTCACTGATGCTGTTCGTGGAGAGGTTATACATGGGAATTGTGATCATCCTGGTGAAGATCTTCTGGAAAAAACCAGATAAGCGTTACAAATGGGAGCCCCTGCGTGAAGACTTGGAGTCCGGTAACTCAAATTTCCCCCATGTGGTCGTGCAAATCCCAATGTACAACGAAAAAGAG GTTTACAAGCTCTCCATTGGAGCTGCATGCGGACTTTCTTGGCCGGCCGATCGTCTCGTGATCCAAGTCCTCGATGATTCAACAGACCCTGCTATCAAG AACCTGGTGGAGACGGAATGCCAGAGATGGGCGGCCAAAGGCATCAACATAAGGTACCAAATCAGAGAGAACAGAGTGGGGTACAAAGCAGGAGCTCTGAGAGAAGGCCTGAAGCGGAGCTACGTCAAGCACTGCGAGTACGTGGCCATTTTCGACGCCGACTTCCAGCCGGAGCCCGACTATCTGAAGAGAGCCATCCCCTTCCTCGTCTACAACTCGGATATTGCTCTTGTTCAAGGTCGCTGGAGATTTG TAAATGCGGACGAGTGCTTAATGACAAGGATGCAAGAGATGTCATTGGATTATCATTTTACAGTGGAGCAAGAAGTTGGATCAGCTACTCATGCCTTCTTCGGTTTCAATG GTACAGCTGGTGTGTGGAGAATTGCAGCTATCAACGAGGCTGGTGGGTGGAAGGACAGAACAACCGTGGAGGACATGGATCTTGCCGTCCGAGCTAGTCTCAAGGGCTGGAAATTCGTTTATCTTGGTGATCTTCAG GTGAAAAGTGAGCTGCCTAGTACTTTCAAGGCCTTCCGCTTTCAGCAACACAGGTGGTCCTGTGGTCCAGCCAATTTGTTCAGAAAAATGGTGATGGAGATTGTAAGAAACAAg AAAGTGAGGTTTTGGAAGAAGGTATATGTGATCTACAGCTTCTTCTTAGTGAGGAAGATCGTGGCCCATATGGTCACCTTTTGCCTTTACTGTGTGGTACTTCCCCTCACCATTTTGATCCCAGAGGTTGAGATTCCTATTTGGGGGATTGTTTATATCCCCTCCATCATCACCACATTGAATGCAGTTGGAACTCCAAG GTCAATTCACCTACTGTTCTACTGGATTCTTTTTGAGAATGTGATGTCTTTCCACCGGACCAAGGCCACTCTTATCGGTCTGCTAGAAGCAGGGAGAGCTAATGAATGGGTTGTCACTGAAAAACTAGGCGACACTCTCAAGAACAAGGCCAACACCAAAGCAGCAGCCAAGAGACCTCGATTCAAGATCGGAGACAG AATCAATACCATGGAGCTGGGATTTTCTGCTTTCCTCTTCTTCTGCGCATGCTATGATTTTCTCTATGGGAAGTACTACTTCTATGTGTACCTTTTCCTCCAAACCATTACCTACTTCATCGTTGGAATTGGGTACGTGGGGACCATTGTCCCTAGCTAG